From the Candidatus Cloacimonadota bacterium genome, one window contains:
- the ileS gene encoding isoleucine--tRNA ligase — protein MYKQIDIKEKPVDLEKRIRKYWKNKNIAKKSESVREGSPKYIFYEGPPTANGLPGIHHVISRALKDVVCRYKTMCGFQVKRKAGWDAHGLPVEIEVQKELGFNTKKQIEEYGIEKFNQKCRESVFSYEKEWREMTNLLGYWLDMDNPYITLTNEYIESVWWLLNKFWKKGMIYEDNKIVPYCPSCGTPLSSHEVALGYREVEDPSVFVKFKVKSKKLKVKNNNIYFLAWTTTPWTLISNVALAVHPDHKYVKIQNGEEYLILAKERLDTIKGDYSIIEEYKGSDLKNIEYEQLFPFVIPDKKAFYVVLGDYVTMEDGTGIVHTAPAFGEDDYKTGKKYELPFIKPVNEEGKFTNKITDWAGLFVKDADKYIIKDLKDRGLLYDRTQIKHTYPFCWRCNSPLIYFARKSWYIKTTAFVDKMKENNAKINWYPKYVGEKRFGDWLDNNVDWALSRDRYWGTPLNIWICENCKTQDSPDSIKSLIKKGKMHNGSPVPEDIELHRPYVDDIEFTCPKCGGKMHRTPEVIDCWFDSGSMPFAQWHYPFENNDIFDTELFPADFIAEGIDQTRGWFYTLLAISTFIKGVSSYKSCLVNDLVLDKNGIKMSKSKGNAVDVFYIFHKYGADATRWYMLAVSPPWTPTRFDEEGIKEVNNKFFGTLKNVLSFFVTYANIDNFVYDNYKIDAKNRPELDRWVISRLTSIIKSVTEFNEKFDLTRSVRLIQNFIINDASNWYVRRIRKRCWAPGMEDDKISAYLTLYEILLNVSKLCAPFAPFVSEEIFRILTEKESVHLEEFPEYDESLSARGGSFGINKKLEHDMKNVIDIVTLARAARNEVQIKIRQPLRTLYLPEKFKDVVERMKSLVVEEINIKNIAYVSDKKQFIDYEVKPNYKVLGPKYGKHLPHIAEALKNMDANHIVDEINKNGFYHLDIENVEIKLTAESLDIITHNKKNFVFEEQTNVFIALNIQLDEELILEGYARELVNKIQFMRKENDFDIMDRIKILYFSADGEIKRTFEQFGDYIKSETLAVELVSLDSSDNMKKWDVNGKEVFLYLEVVR, from the coding sequence ATGTATAAACAAATTGATATAAAAGAAAAACCAGTAGATTTGGAAAAAAGAATTCGGAAATACTGGAAGAATAAAAATATTGCCAAAAAAAGCGAAAGTGTCCGTGAAGGCTCTCCGAAATATATCTTCTATGAAGGACCTCCAACAGCAAATGGTTTGCCAGGAATTCACCATGTGATTAGCAGAGCATTAAAAGATGTTGTTTGCCGTTATAAAACAATGTGTGGATTTCAGGTAAAAAGGAAAGCTGGCTGGGATGCTCACGGTTTGCCAGTTGAAATAGAGGTTCAGAAGGAATTAGGTTTCAATACAAAAAAGCAAATTGAAGAATATGGAATTGAAAAATTCAACCAGAAATGTCGGGAATCTGTATTTAGTTATGAAAAAGAATGGCGTGAGATGACAAATCTTTTAGGTTACTGGTTAGATATGGATAATCCATATATTACTCTCACAAACGAATACATTGAATCTGTCTGGTGGCTTTTAAATAAATTCTGGAAAAAAGGGATGATTTATGAAGACAATAAAATCGTGCCTTATTGCCCAAGTTGTGGAACACCCTTATCCAGCCATGAAGTTGCACTTGGATACCGTGAAGTAGAAGACCCATCTGTATTTGTAAAGTTTAAAGTTAAAAGTAAAAAGTTAAAAGTTAAAAACAATAATATTTATTTTCTTGCATGGACAACTACTCCGTGGACTTTGATTTCCAATGTGGCACTTGCGGTTCATCCTGACCATAAATATGTAAAAATTCAAAATGGTGAAGAGTATTTGATCTTAGCAAAAGAAAGATTGGATACAATCAAAGGTGATTATTCAATAATTGAGGAATACAAAGGTTCTGATTTAAAAAATATTGAATATGAACAATTATTCCCTTTTGTTATTCCTGATAAGAAAGCATTCTATGTAGTTTTGGGAGATTATGTTACTATGGAAGACGGAACTGGTATCGTTCATACAGCTCCCGCGTTCGGTGAAGATGACTATAAAACCGGCAAAAAATATGAATTACCTTTTATCAAACCTGTAAACGAAGAAGGTAAATTTACTAATAAAATTACAGATTGGGCTGGACTATTTGTAAAAGATGCTGATAAATATATCATCAAAGATTTAAAAGATAGAGGACTTCTTTATGATAGAACTCAGATAAAGCACACATATCCCTTCTGCTGGAGATGTAACAGCCCACTTATATACTTTGCTCGGAAATCATGGTATATAAAAACAACCGCATTTGTTGATAAAATGAAGGAAAATAATGCCAAAATCAACTGGTATCCAAAATATGTTGGCGAGAAACGGTTTGGAGATTGGCTTGATAATAATGTTGATTGGGCATTAAGTCGTGATAGATATTGGGGAACACCTCTAAATATTTGGATTTGTGAAAATTGTAAAACTCAGGATTCGCCTGATTCTATCAAAAGTTTGATAAAAAAAGGAAAGATGCATAATGGAAGTCCTGTGCCTGAAGATATTGAACTCCATCGTCCTTATGTTGATGATATTGAATTTACCTGTCCTAAATGTGGGGGGAAAATGCATCGCACACCAGAAGTAATTGATTGCTGGTTTGATTCCGGCTCAATGCCTTTTGCACAATGGCACTATCCTTTTGAGAATAACGATATATTTGACACCGAGCTTTTCCCTGCTGATTTTATAGCAGAAGGAATTGACCAGACAAGAGGCTGGTTCTATACTTTGCTTGCTATTTCAACCTTTATAAAGGGAGTTTCTTCATACAAGAGCTGTCTGGTTAATGACCTTGTTTTAGACAAGAATGGTATAAAAATGAGCAAGTCAAAAGGTAATGCGGTAGATGTATTTTATATCTTTCATAAATATGGAGCGGATGCAACTCGCTGGTATATGCTTGCAGTCAGCCCACCGTGGACACCAACAAGATTTGATGAGGAAGGAATAAAGGAAGTTAATAATAAATTCTTCGGAACTCTAAAGAATGTCCTGTCATTCTTTGTTACTTATGCAAATATTGATAATTTTGTTTACGATAATTATAAGATTGATGCCAAAAATAGACCAGAGCTTGACCGCTGGGTTATCTCAAGGCTAACTTCAATAATTAAAAGTGTAACAGAATTTAATGAAAAATTCGACCTTACTCGCTCTGTTCGTCTAATTCAAAATTTTATTATCAATGATGCAAGTAACTGGTATGTTCGTCGTATTAGAAAGCGCTGCTGGGCACCAGGAATGGAAGATGATAAAATCTCTGCATATCTGACTCTTTATGAAATACTGCTAAATGTATCTAAACTTTGTGCACCTTTTGCTCCATTTGTTTCAGAAGAAATTTTTAGAATACTTACTGAAAAAGAGAGCGTTCATCTTGAGGAATTTCCTGAATATGATGAATCACTTTCCGCCAGAGGTGGATCCTTCGGAATTAATAAAAAATTAGAACACGATATGAAAAATGTGATAGATATTGTAACTCTTGCTCGAGCAGCAAGAAATGAGGTACAGATTAAGATAAGACAGCCTTTGAGAACTCTTTATCTGCCTGAAAAATTCAAGGATGTTGTTGAACGAATGAAATCATTGGTTGTTGAAGAAATCAATATTAAAAATATTGCTTATGTTTCTGATAAAAAACAATTTATAGATTATGAAGTAAAACCAAATTATAAAGTTCTTGGACCAAAATATGGCAAGCATCTTCCCCATATTGCTGAAGCATTAAAAAATATGGATGCCAATCATATAGTTGATGAAATCAATAAAAATGGCTTTTATCATCTTGATATAGAGAATGTTGAAATCAAACTAACTGCTGAAAGTTTGGATATCATAACTCATAATAAAAAGAATTTTGTCTTTGAAGAACAAACAAATGTGTTTATCGCTCTAAATATACAACTTGATGAAGAATTGATTTTGGAAGGTTATGCAAGAGAACTGGTTAATAAAATTCAGTTTATGAGAAAAGAGAATGATTTTGATATTATGGATAGAATTAAGATCTTATATTTTTCTGCTGATGGTGAGATAAAAAGAACTTTTGAGCAGTTTGGAGATTATATTAAAAGTGAAACTTTGGCTGTGGAACTTGTTTCTCTGGATAGCTCAGATAATATGAAGAAATGGGATGTGAATGGGAAAGAAGTGTTTCTTTATTTGGAAGTGGTAAGATAG
- a CDS encoding type II toxin-antitoxin system RelE/ParE family toxin — protein MIRQQNYKIYLKRSAEKELSHLPLKIHDRIIKRLLSLKKNPKSSNVKKLRGREGYRIRVGDYRILYEIDEKKKRVEIVSIGHRKEIYRLK, from the coding sequence ATGATAAGACAACAAAATTATAAAATATATCTAAAAAGATCAGCAGAAAAGGAATTAAGTCATCTACCTTTGAAAATTCATGATAGGATAATTAAGCGGTTGCTTTCTCTTAAGAAAAACCCAAAATCTTCAAATGTAAAAAAGCTGCGAGGTAGAGAAGGCTATAGAATTAGAGTTGGAGATTATAGAATTCTTTATGAAATTGATGAAAAGAAAAAGCGAGTTGAAATTGTATCCATTGGTCATAGAAAAGAGATTTATCGTTTAAAATAG